TACAATAATGAAACCACCATTAAAGCTATTATAATCAAGATAACGATCACAGATATTTAAAGTCGTTTTAATTTACAAATTGATTGCCTCATCTGGCTGGCCATATACATGCTTTACTCTTTTAACtacatggttttttttttcatatttggtttattttagtAACTGAATAGTTGAATAAGCTGGCCAATGCATGAGGAGCAATTCATGTGTAAGCCAAACTAATAAATGTATTCAGCCAaatagaagttttttttttattaagcctGAATCTAAATGCAGCTACAATAATATCATTTTGAAGTGTTTAGTCTGACAGGTTGTGTAACTTCAGATATGCATTTTTGCAAAACAGCCTGCTCAAGAGTTCATGTCCTTTATTTAGTAATGACCTGaaaactgatttgttttgtttctgtggCACAAGTCAGACCAGTAACACTGTTGTGAATGGAATGGAAGAAAAGCTGTTATGCCAGGGATTAGTTTCCAAAAGAAATCATGTGACATTACATAACTGCACATGTAGAGCTGCATCAGATCATCAGCCCAGCAGGCAGAAGGCAGGACATTCTTACTCTGTAGTGCATGATGAAGATGGAAACCCTTGATCTAAATGATCTTTTCCAGGCTaaacagagaaaatgaaagTATTAGGTGAAATAAATAGACATAGCAGTAAGAAGCAGGTGAAATGATGTTTACAAATCCTGTAAAGTGTATAGTTgagctttttcttttccagttcCAGTTTTGAGATGAGGATTTTATGACTAAGCACATAAATTAATGAGGTTATTTATtaagtcatttattcattcatctacagtaaacatttaATCTTGGCCAGGGTCAGGAGACACTGGGTGGGTGTAAGGTGGAGGAATTCATAGTAAATAGGAATCCCttccatcacaggacaccatgcacacacacacattcacacactcattcccaACTACAGGAATTTCGCATAGCCAGTCAGGCTTCTTGCATGTTTTTGGGACtgtgagaggaaactggagaacccaaaGGACCCAGAAATTGTGAGGAGGAAATGACCCACTGTGTATCCCAAATGACTTGCACTGTTTCTCACCATAATATCACGTTATATTATAATAAGACGTTTATACCTAATAGGTAATTAGTGCTGCTATGTTTCTGAATAATCTGTCTAGTAGAGACAGTTTACCTGAATACCACCAGAGGGCATCCTCTTCCCAATTATTGGACACTGAAATTGACGTTGCTCTTTGTATTTGTTTTGGGAGATTGAATTGCTGCATCTTGTTTGTAATAAGACTCCTTGAGACTGTCCAAAGTCATGCATTATAGTCTCATTGGCATCTACTAATTGTCCATAGTGGGTGAATGGGTGTGTGCTCTGAGATGTGCCCAGactccccatgaccctgtgtagtacaaaaaacggatggatggatggatggatggatggatagatagatggatagatagatggatggatgattcaTATCTAACAGTTCATTATTTAAGCTCTTTAACAGTAGGGATCTTGAGCCTGGTTTTTATTTGTCTGTcagatttttcttcttcatctctgactctcttctttcctcagtgttcagttcagtgtgtttttataaTTAAAGTATTTTGAGTATTCTAGAGCCATTCACTACTGCCAATAGCTGTCAGGAGACACTTTGGATGAGGACAGGAGACAGCTTGGCTCATGGATGATAATATTAGCCTAATATGTGTCTTCACAGGCTTTTAAAAATGACTATAACACAACAATCTGATCCCAATCTGGACTTTTTCTTTTACTCAGTCACAGTTTGAGGAGGGGTGAAAGGCACATATAAGAGTTCAGAAGTCAAGCTCCTTTTTAGCTCAAGTAATAAAGTGTTACAGTGAAATGACCAATGTGTCTGAAATACCAGATACAACACCAGACCAATTCATCTTCATAGGTTTATTCAGTTACATTTTGGATGCTCTCCAGAGGAAACTGTAATATGTGGTTCATACTGTAATCTCTTGTCTTCTCCAGACCAGACACAACCtgaagtaaatatatatatgagcaTGTGTTTCAGTGCTTTTAAGTCTGTAACTTTAAAGATAAAGATCAGGATCGGTCTGTGGGTCAAAGGATTACATCAATATATAGGTTAATATACCTCACCAGACCTAGACAACAGAATGCTTCAACTTTTTTACCTTTACCTTTACTTTTCTTACACTGTATATTGCCTTTCTTACTTTGTAACATGATCCACAAACATTTTAATGCTTTCAGTAGATAAGGCTAGGTTTTCAAgtcatttacagtatatattagatagaaaaatattagtgtttgtgGAACGTTTACAACATTGTGTTAAAATACTTTCTATACTATTTCTTTAATCTCACTGGTATAAGTTCAGACAATACAAATTCAGAGAGAATTCAAATACGCCTAAATATTAGTAGTGTACTGACAGACTACATGTAACTTTATATGCAGTTTGGAACATGGCCTGAGTTCTTCTGACTCTGGGGATATAATTAGCTGCTCTAATTTCCTTTGTATAACAGAAATGTTACATTGATCAGGCTAACCCTGCCTAatatggtgttggtcccccttttgctgccaaaacagccctgacccattgaggcatggactccactagttCTCTGAagttgtgctgtggtatctggcaccaagatgatagcagcagatcctttaagtgctgtaagttgcaaggtgtgGCCTCCATGGACCAATGgagcatcaatgagtcttggctgcccatgaccctgtcgctggttcaccattGAAACAAACATCTCCTTAAAAAAACATCTCCTTATTTTTTTACCAGCCATTCAAAATCACTGTCTTTATGCAACAATGTCATTCAGCATTCCTTTATATATCTTGCTGTTGCTGGATACATATCAAAGTGGCAAATAAAAAGTTATTACTGGATTTAAAGCTATGGAATTATTTCCTCAGGGTAGAAAAGATAACATTATTTTGAACCTAATGTGACAGGAAATATTTTCAGATATCTTCTCACATTAATTCAAGCTTATGTACTTATGTGTCCACACACTTACGCACATAGTCTCAGGTGAAGAATGCACAGTATTGTAAAAATTTCTAATATTGTCATCTTTCTGCAGGTCTTTATCCTTCAGCCTTCAGGGTGAAGAGGGGTGCGGCGCCACTGGTGAACCCCGTATTTCAAAACTCTGTCAATGATGTCAATTTGCTCTATGAGGTGAAGAGCATCATGCATCATTTATAACATTGCAGGAAATGCACTGAGAGTAAATCAGTACACAGATATTTATCTACAGAGTCTGAATGTAAGTGAAGCAATTCAAAGcataaaaatatctttgtgATTATATAATCTTTTCTCTTTTGGACACGTTAGATTCTTCTGGACGGACTGCAACTTGAAGATGAAGACGGACAGTTTTTAGTACAGGACAAAGAACTAGCATCACTACGTAAGACACACAAGTTCGAAGTCATCTATGAGGACATCATTCCCAAAACGGTGCCAGAGGTGCGTCGACTGATCTTTGCTCTCACCAAAGGCAAAGGTGTTCTTAGGAGGGAAGACTTTGAGCGCACAGTGCTGACGCTGGTGTACACAGCTAATAAAATAGCTCAAGCAAACACTACACACCAAAAAGATGCCTGGGCAGAGTGCTTTATCAGCCTCTACAAAACCATAAAATATGACTTAACCCTCAG
The sequence above is drawn from the Hemibagrus wyckioides isolate EC202008001 linkage group LG04, SWU_Hwy_1.0, whole genome shotgun sequence genome and encodes:
- the LOC131351724 gene encoding protein FAM180A-like, which produces MGASSLPWKIIIFSLFCSSCAAYQRYKGLYPSAFRVKRGAAPLVNPVFQNSVNDVNLLYEILLDGLQLEDEDGQFLVQDKELASLRKTHKFEVIYEDIIPKTVPEVRRLIFALTKGKGVLRREDFERTVLTLVYTANKIAQANTTHQKDAWAECFISLYKTIKYDLTLR